One window from the genome of Paraclostridium sordellii encodes:
- a CDS encoding DUF1622 domain-containing protein — translation MLEEFMSKYIPILVTIFEIMGVIIITIGAFTAFYYYLRRILLKKDVTFKHQFATAMATGLEFKLAAEILKTVLVKTLDELVILGAVFLLRVLMTFVIQWEIKQDSNENNYKNNKN, via the coding sequence ATGTTAGAAGAATTCATGTCCAAATATATACCCATTTTAGTTACAATATTTGAAATTATGGGTGTTATAATAATAACAATTGGTGCTTTTACAGCATTTTATTATTATCTAAGAAGAATATTATTGAAAAAAGACGTTACTTTTAAACATCAATTTGCAACGGCTATGGCTACTGGATTAGAATTTAAGCTAGCCGCAGAAATTTTAAAAACAGTCTTAGTAAAAACTTTAGATGAATTAGTTATTTTAGGTGCTGTATTTTTACTTAGAGTTCTTATGACATTTGTTATCCAATGGGAAATCAAGCAAGACTCCAATGAAAACAATTATAAAAACAATAAAAACTAG
- the bioF gene encoding 8-amino-7-oxononanoate synthase → MKNIENQIEEMKSNDLYRKIRYLSKPQEKYTIIDDKEVLLMSSNNYLGLANNKKVKQSAIEAINKYGIGSGGSRLTTGSYDLHKKLEEKISKFKDYEDCLIFNTGYMANMGVISSICDDTYTIFSDELNHASIIDGCKLSKAKIVVYKHNDMNDLKKKVELISTEKGVIITDSVFSMDGDIANIPKIIEIAKKNKLITIVDDAHATGVIGKTGRGSSEYFNTKDIDIIIGTLSKAIGSEGGFVCSNKKVIEFLRNKARSFIFSTALSPAVIAASIKSIEIIEENYKMVDKLNNNIDYFIKRLNEIGFYVKSSTPIVPIIIGNEKEALKFSDELIESGIFIPAIRYPTVKKGEARLRATLMATHSFKDIDNVIIQMEKIRTKLNLD, encoded by the coding sequence ATGAAAAACATTGAAAATCAAATTGAAGAGATGAAGTCTAATGACTTATATAGAAAAATTAGGTATTTATCAAAGCCTCAAGAAAAATACACTATTATAGATGATAAAGAAGTTTTATTAATGTCATCTAACAATTACCTTGGGTTAGCAAACAATAAAAAAGTAAAACAAAGTGCAATAGAAGCAATAAATAAATATGGGATTGGATCAGGTGGATCAAGATTAACTACTGGAAGTTATGATTTACATAAAAAGTTAGAAGAGAAAATATCAAAATTTAAAGATTATGAAGATTGCTTGATTTTTAATACAGGATATATGGCAAATATGGGGGTTATATCCTCTATATGTGATGATACATATACAATATTTAGTGATGAATTAAATCATGCAAGTATAATTGATGGGTGCAAATTATCAAAGGCTAAGATAGTTGTATACAAACATAATGATATGAATGATTTGAAGAAAAAAGTAGAGCTTATATCTACTGAAAAAGGAGTTATAATTACAGATAGTGTTTTTAGTATGGATGGAGATATAGCAAATATACCTAAAATAATAGAAATAGCAAAAAAGAATAAACTAATTACAATCGTAGATGATGCGCATGCTACTGGGGTAATAGGCAAAACTGGTAGAGGGAGTAGTGAGTATTTTAATACAAAAGATATTGATATAATTATAGGAACTTTAAGCAAAGCCATTGGGAGTGAGGGAGGATTTGTATGCTCAAATAAAAAAGTTATAGAGTTTTTGAGAAATAAAGCAAGAAGTTTTATATTCTCAACAGCATTATCTCCGGCAGTTATAGCAGCATCTATTAAAAGTATCGAAATAATTGAAGAAAATTATAAAATGGTAGATAAACTAAATAATAATATTGATTATTTCATCAAAAGATTAAATGAAATAGGATTTTATGTAAAATCAAGTACACCAATAGTACCTATAATTATAGGAAATGAAAAAGAAGCTTTAAAATTTAGTGATGAATTAATAGAAAGTGGGATATTCATACCAGCGATAAGATATCCAACTGTAAAAAAAGGAGAAGCTAGACTCAGAGCAACTCTTATGGCTACACATAGCTTTAAAGATATAGATAATGTAATTATTCAAATGGAAAAAATAAGAACAAAACTTAATTTAGATTAG
- a CDS encoding 6-carboxyhexanoate--CoA ligase: MSLYSIKMRSSKGLDGVEKHISGAENIVNETDLENAVNNLIKRALNHTKGKSDSINIKVEKLNELDIKYINPLSVNTIDVKNHIEGLDVVKQIIKNLGIDEKKCEYIIKLLKENSNMRGAILLDVNTLERLEKDKLRGIRATYMDFENNNINLLSKSINTNAHFLEALALSSKVISCNEVIAEICYSDDPNYTTGYVASKKYGYVRITNLKEVGSENGGRIFLYDSLKDNLQRCIDYIENKKVIVKNTISINETISYDEFMNNNELIKK; this comes from the coding sequence ATGAGCTTATATAGTATAAAGATGAGATCATCAAAAGGATTAGATGGAGTAGAAAAACATATATCAGGAGCTGAAAATATAGTTAATGAAACTGATTTAGAAAATGCTGTAAATAACCTTATAAAAAGAGCATTAAATCACACTAAAGGAAAATCCGACAGTATAAATATAAAAGTAGAAAAATTAAATGAGTTAGATATAAAATACATAAATCCACTTAGTGTAAATACTATTGATGTGAAAAATCATATAGAAGGGCTTGATGTTGTTAAACAAATAATAAAAAACTTAGGAATAGATGAAAAAAAGTGTGAATATATAATTAAACTTTTAAAAGAAAATTCAAATATGAGAGGAGCTATTCTTTTAGATGTAAATACGCTTGAAAGATTAGAAAAAGATAAATTAAGAGGTATAAGAGCAACTTATATGGATTTTGAAAATAATAATATTAATTTGTTATCAAAGAGTATAAATACGAATGCTCACTTTTTAGAAGCATTAGCACTATCTAGCAAAGTTATAAGCTGTAATGAAGTTATAGCTGAAATTTGTTATTCAGATGATCCAAACTACACAACTGGATATGTTGCTTCTAAGAAATATGGATATGTTCGTATAACAAATTTAAAAGAAGTAGGTAGTGAGAATGGCGGTAGAATTTTTTTATATGATTCATTAAAAGATAACTTACAAAGATGTATAGATTATATAGAAAATAAAAAGGTCATTGTAAAAAACACTATAAGTATTAATGAAACTATAAGTTATGATGAATTTATGAACAATAATGAATTAATTAAAAAATAA
- a CDS encoding GNAT family N-acetyltransferase, with protein MIRKANKEDIKEIMGIIKDTVKEMKLYNNTQWDENYPNESDFINDINRQELYVDERDEELVGLICLNKVEAPEYKSLEWEINEDALVIHRVAVKSSKRNLGIGSNLMKFAEKISVEQGLRHIKTDTYLLNEKMDYLFKKHGYKTIGQVRFEDKEKPFNCYEKLINIEI; from the coding sequence ATGATAAGGAAAGCAAATAAGGAAGATATAAAAGAAATAATGGGAATAATAAAAGATACAGTAAAAGAAATGAAGTTATACAATAATACACAATGGGATGAAAATTATCCAAATGAAAGTGACTTTATAAATGATATCAATAGACAGGAATTATATGTAGATGAGAGAGATGAAGAGCTTGTTGGTCTGATATGTTTGAATAAAGTAGAAGCACCAGAATATAAAAGCCTAGAATGGGAAATTAATGAGGATGCTTTGGTTATTCATAGGGTAGCTGTTAAATCATCTAAACGGAATTTAGGTATAGGTAGTAATCTTATGAAATTTGCAGAAAAGATATCTGTTGAACAAGGATTGAGACATATAAAAACAGATACATATTTATTAAATGAAAAAATGGATTATTTATTTAAGAAACATGGATATAAAACAATTGGTCAGGTTAGGTTTGAGGATAAAGAAAAGCCATTTAATTGTTATGAAAAGTTAATAAATATTGAAATTTAA